One Rhodobacteraceae bacterium M385 genomic region harbors:
- a CDS encoding TRAP transporter large permease, producing MWQIAIVFVLLLISGTAFAYLMGAVSVLAFVVTDKVQFLSVMPQRIFAQLDVFAFMAMPLFILTAEIMGRAGVTRSLIDFAMSVMGRLRGGLGHVNILTSVFFAGISGSAVADSAALSRTFVPEMKARGYDPYYAGAITAASSMIGPIIPPSIIMIIYGGLTGASVAALFVAGILPGILLAASLMALNAVIAKLKGHPGGIAEELPRFWPALKNAAPALCLPIVILGAMVFGLATPTEGSAIAVLAALFAGQFYSGLSFRMIFDALEATAKMTGTIFIILAAISILGYLAGQLGWSQALATWVESFGLTGTRYLFFLIVIFLIAGMFMDTPVALTLLIPLFAPQAIEQGISPIHLGIVLCFNLCIGLITPPLGKCLVVVSAMTSINYWRLAYAALPFILVQVLLLLALVYWPAISLALPSLFGFSVN from the coding sequence ATGTGGCAAATCGCAATCGTTTTCGTCCTATTGCTTATCAGTGGCACGGCCTTCGCTTATTTGATGGGGGCTGTATCGGTACTGGCTTTCGTGGTTACCGATAAGGTGCAGTTTCTGTCCGTTATGCCGCAACGCATCTTCGCGCAGCTTGATGTCTTTGCCTTCATGGCGATGCCATTGTTTATCCTTACAGCCGAAATAATGGGGCGGGCGGGCGTTACCCGCAGTCTGATTGATTTCGCCATGTCCGTGATGGGCCGTCTGCGGGGGGGGCTGGGGCATGTAAACATCCTGACCAGCGTGTTTTTCGCGGGCATATCCGGCTCTGCGGTGGCCGACAGCGCTGCTCTGTCTCGCACCTTCGTGCCCGAGATGAAGGCCCGCGGCTACGATCCCTACTATGCAGGCGCGATCACGGCGGCGTCTTCGATGATTGGGCCGATTATTCCACCGTCGATCATCATGATTATTTATGGCGGGTTGACCGGGGCGTCGGTCGCGGCGCTGTTTGTGGCTGGCATCTTGCCGGGGATTCTATTGGCGGCGTCCTTGATGGCCCTAAACGCGGTGATCGCGAAGCTGAAAGGGCATCCCGGCGGCATTGCAGAAGAACTGCCCCGGTTCTGGCCCGCTCTGAAAAATGCCGCGCCTGCGCTTTGTCTGCCCATCGTGATCTTGGGAGCAATGGTCTTCGGGCTCGCGACGCCGACCGAGGGCTCGGCTATTGCCGTTCTGGCGGCGCTCTTTGCGGGGCAATTTTACTCCGGGCTTAGCTTTCGGATGATCTTCGATGCGCTGGAAGCCACGGCCAAGATGACCGGAACGATCTTCATCATTCTCGCGGCAATTTCCATCTTGGGCTATCTTGCAGGCCAATTGGGCTGGTCGCAGGCGCTGGCAACATGGGTAGAGTCCTTTGGGCTGACAGGCACTCGCTATCTGTTCTTCTTGATCGTCATTTTCCTGATTGCGGGCATGTTCATGGATACGCCCGTGGCCCTCACGCTTTTGATCCCGCTGTTTGCCCCACAAGCCATCGAACAGGGGATCAGCCCGATCCATCTTGGTATCGTGCTGTGTTTCAACCTGTGCATCGGCCTGATTACGCCGCCCCTTGGCAAATGTCTTGTGGTGGTCTCGGCGATGACTTCGATCAACTATTGGCGGTTGGCCTACGCGGCTTTGCCATTCATTCTCGTTCAGGTTCTTTTGCTGCTGGCGCTGGTCTATTGGCCAGCAATCAGCCTCGCGTTGCCAAGCCTGTTCGGGTTTTCCGTGAACTAA
- a CDS encoding TRAP transporter small permease subunit, protein MRRVILSVSNNVHTVVRHVAVFAVCVMFVTVMIQIVARYVFSSPPIWTEDVARYAMVWTGLLGATLSFKTRSDAVLMGSVFPDRPHALSYIAEAIQSAAVLTFVLPVVYFCVIGLRGGFSGGYIARQSGLTADTLGIPMAWISISVPLAMLLILLHLVARWAGDRAEDAPEADLD, encoded by the coding sequence ATGCGCCGCGTCATTCTGTCAGTCAGCAACAACGTCCACACTGTCGTCCGGCATGTTGCGGTCTTTGCTGTCTGCGTGATGTTTGTGACAGTGATGATCCAAATCGTTGCACGCTACGTCTTTTCCTCGCCCCCGATCTGGACCGAGGATGTTGCGCGATATGCGATGGTCTGGACCGGACTTTTGGGAGCAACACTTTCATTCAAGACCCGCTCTGACGCTGTCTTGATGGGGAGCGTCTTCCCCGATCGGCCCCATGCTCTGTCTTATATCGCCGAGGCGATCCAAAGCGCCGCCGTTCTGACCTTCGTTCTTCCGGTCGTCTATTTCTGCGTCATCGGCCTGAGAGGCGGTTTCTCCGGCGGCTACATCGCACGGCAGTCCGGCCTGACGGCTGACACCCTTGGCATTCCCATGGCGTGGATATCCATTTCGGTGCCGCTCGCGATGCTACTTATCCTACTGCACCTCGTGGCCCGATGGGCGGGGGACCGGGCCGAGGACGCGCCTGAGGCCGACCTAGACTAG
- a CDS encoding ABC transporter substrate-binding protein produces MKTTSISVAYMPLVDAAPLIVGQEMGFAEAEGLDLELIPAPSWSSVRDMLAFGRVDVAHLLSVVPVAMALGLGGVTNAMSAVSVLSVNGNVIGVSRGLEAKLRALGHPFDFADARAAGTALAKVAQGGLTIGVPFPFSMHVELLHVWRASTPLATVPLEIRTVPPPMMAQALASGEIDAFCVGEPWGSVSVENGDGALLLPGRAIWSFAPEKVLATRADWAETEPHLVGRLMRTVWRAGRWLADPSSRTAAAELLSRPRWLDVPAEVVDRALTGELAISQGGEIRDVPGFLEFHQGAANFPWRSQGKWIASRLAHRMGLDPQEAARAASGVFRSDLYRSALEGTGADMPGASEKLEGALRHPTAVASERGEMILERNVFFDGRIFDPSA; encoded by the coding sequence ATGAAAACGACCTCGATTTCTGTGGCCTACATGCCGTTGGTGGATGCGGCGCCCTTGATCGTGGGTCAGGAAATGGGCTTTGCCGAGGCGGAAGGCCTTGATCTAGAGCTGATCCCCGCGCCCTCGTGGTCCTCTGTCCGCGATATGCTGGCCTTTGGGCGCGTGGATGTGGCCCATCTGTTGTCGGTGGTTCCGGTCGCGATGGCCCTGGGTTTGGGCGGCGTCACCAATGCGATGTCCGCCGTCTCGGTCCTATCGGTCAACGGAAACGTCATTGGCGTCAGCCGCGGGTTAGAGGCGAAGTTGCGCGCCCTTGGCCATCCCTTCGACTTTGCAGATGCCCGCGCGGCAGGTACGGCCTTGGCTAAGGTGGCTCAGGGCGGGTTAACCATTGGCGTGCCGTTCCCGTTCTCCATGCATGTGGAATTGCTGCACGTCTGGCGTGCCTCGACCCCTTTGGCCACCGTACCGTTGGAAATTCGCACGGTGCCGCCACCGATGATGGCCCAAGCCTTGGCCTCTGGCGAGATTGATGCCTTTTGTGTGGGCGAGCCCTGGGGATCGGTCAGTGTGGAAAACGGCGACGGCGCGTTGCTATTGCCGGGGCGCGCGATTTGGAGTTTCGCGCCGGAAAAAGTGCTCGCCACCCGTGCGGACTGGGCCGAGACTGAGCCGCATCTGGTTGGGCGGCTGATGCGCACGGTATGGAGAGCGGGCAGGTGGTTGGCCGATCCGTCAAGTCGGACGGCGGCGGCAGAGCTGTTATCGCGCCCGCGTTGGTTGGACGTGCCCGCCGAAGTCGTGGACAGGGCTTTGACCGGTGAATTGGCGATTTCCCAAGGCGGAGAGATCCGCGACGTGCCCGGTTTTCTGGAGTTCCACCAAGGGGCCGCCAACTTTCCTTGGCGCAGTCAGGGCAAGTGGATCGCATCTCGATTGGCCCACCGCATGGGGCTGGACCCGCAAGAGGCCGCCCGGGCCGCAAGTGGCGTTTTCCGCAGCGATCTTTACCGCAGCGCACTGGAAGGCACCGGCGCAGACATGCCAGGAGCCTCCGAAAAACTGGAAGGCGCCCTGCGCCACCCCACAGCGGTGGCGTCGGAGCGGGGGGAGATGATTTTGGAGAGGAATGTGTTTTTTGATGGGCGCATTTTTGATCCATCCGCCTGA
- a CDS encoding nitrate ABC transporter ATP-binding protein (This model describes the ATP binding subunits of ATP-binding cassette (ABC) transporters for nitrate transport, or for bicarbonate transport, in bacteria and archaea.) codes for MSFMNLKDVSKSYGETPVLSDINLEIKEGEFLVLLGFSGTGKTTLINLMAGLETPTGGEVTFKGKPVLEPGPERGVIFQNYSLMPWLTVGGNVGLAVDTMFGDLPKAERAEKVATYVDMVGLSPAIGRRPAELSGGMRQRVNVARALAMDPEMLLLDEPLSALDALTRANLAEEIERIWEANQKTCVLITNDVDEAILLADRIIPLNPDGTLAEAFEVKIPRPRDRVAMNTDAEFIRLRAEVTKYLMDVGIEAKVEGARQLPDVTPIHQVPSAVANAAQSALEERYLEFSKVHKIYPTPKGPLTVVEDFDLKLRKGEFISLIGHSGCGKSTALTMVAGLNEISKGAIKLDGRAVEGADPERAVVFQSPSLFPWLTARENCAIGVDKVYPNASREERQDVVEYYLERVGLADSMDRSAADLSNGMKQRVGIARAFALSPKLLLLDEPFGMLDSLTRWELQEVLMEVWSRTKVTAICVTHDVDEAILLADRVVMMTNGPQATIGKITDVNLPRPRTRKALLEHPDYYDYRQDVLDFLEEYEHGAKPKTKPTPTPTPTPKAGATPPKAVAAE; via the coding sequence ATGTCATTCATGAACCTTAAAGATGTGTCCAAGAGCTACGGCGAAACGCCGGTGCTGAGTGACATCAACCTAGAGATCAAGGAGGGTGAATTCCTTGTCCTTCTGGGTTTCTCGGGGACCGGGAAAACCACGCTGATTAACCTGATGGCGGGGCTGGAGACGCCTACCGGGGGAGAGGTGACTTTCAAGGGCAAACCGGTGCTGGAGCCGGGTCCGGAAAGGGGGGTGATTTTCCAGAATTACTCGTTGATGCCGTGGTTAACGGTGGGAGGAAATGTAGGGCTGGCCGTGGACACGATGTTCGGCGATCTGCCCAAGGCCGAGCGGGCAGAAAAGGTCGCGACATACGTCGATATGGTGGGGCTGTCGCCCGCCATCGGGCGGCGTCCGGCGGAGCTGTCGGGGGGGATGCGGCAAAGGGTTAACGTGGCGCGGGCGCTGGCGATGGACCCTGAGATGTTGCTGCTGGACGAGCCGCTAAGCGCGTTGGACGCGCTGACGCGGGCGAATTTGGCCGAAGAGATCGAGCGGATCTGGGAGGCCAACCAGAAAACCTGCGTGCTGATTACCAATGACGTGGACGAGGCAATTTTGCTGGCGGATCGGATTATTCCGCTGAACCCGGACGGCACCTTGGCAGAGGCGTTTGAGGTGAAAATCCCGCGGCCCAGAGACCGGGTGGCGATGAACACCGACGCCGAATTTATCCGGCTGCGGGCGGAGGTTACGAAGTACCTGATGGACGTGGGGATTGAGGCGAAGGTGGAGGGGGCAAGGCAGTTGCCCGATGTGACGCCGATCCACCAAGTGCCCTCGGCCGTTGCTAACGCCGCGCAATCGGCGCTGGAGGAACGGTATCTGGAGTTCTCCAAGGTGCACAAGATTTACCCGACGCCCAAGGGGCCGCTGACGGTGGTGGAGGACTTCGATCTGAAGCTGCGCAAGGGAGAGTTCATCTCGCTGATCGGCCATTCGGGATGCGGAAAATCCACGGCGTTGACCATGGTGGCGGGGCTGAACGAGATATCCAAGGGCGCGATCAAGCTGGACGGCCGCGCGGTGGAAGGGGCGGACCCGGAGCGCGCGGTGGTGTTTCAGTCGCCGTCGCTGTTCCCATGGCTCACGGCGCGGGAAAACTGCGCCATCGGGGTGGATAAGGTCTATCCCAACGCGTCGCGCGAGGAACGCCAAGACGTGGTGGAATATTATCTTGAGCGGGTCGGTCTGGCGGACTCGATGGATAGATCGGCCGCGGACCTGTCGAACGGCATGAAGCAACGGGTCGGCATCGCCCGCGCCTTTGCGCTTTCCCCCAAACTGCTGCTGTTGGACGAGCCCTTCGGGATGCTCGACAGCCTGACCCGGTGGGAGTTGCAAGAGGTGCTGATGGAGGTGTGGTCGCGCACCAAAGTCACCGCGATCTGCGTCACCCATGATGTGGACGAGGCCATCCTGCTGGCCGACCGCGTCGTGATGATGACCAACGGCCCACAAGCCACCATCGGCAAAATCACGGACGTGAATCTGCCTCGACCTCGCACGCGCAAGGCGCTGTTGGAGCATCCTGATTACTACGACTACCGCCAAGATGTGCTCGATTTCCTTGAGGAGTACGAGCACGGCGCGAAACCGAAAACGAAACCAACACCAACACCAACACCAACACCAAAGGCCGGGGCGACACCGCCCAAGGCTGTCGCAGCGGAGTGA
- a CDS encoding ABC transporter substrate-binding protein — protein MNRIIAALATTTALAGPLAAQDLEIDELTFGFIKLTDMAPLAIAYEMGFFEDEGLFVTLEAQANWRVLLDGVIDGTLDGAHMLAGQPIAATIGYGTQANIITPFSMDLNGNGITVSNDVWELMRPHIPSMDDGRPVHPISASALAPVVEQYREEGTRFDMGMVFPVSTHNYEIRFWLAAGGLNPGFYSPEDITGTIDADVFLSVTPPPQMPATLEAGTIFGYAVGEPWNQQAVQRGIGVPVVTDYQLWPNNPEKVFGITEEFAEQNPNTTQAIVRALIRAGMWLDENDNANREEAVSILSYPEYVGADEEVIAASMTGTFEFEPGDVREEPDFNVFFRYYATYPFYSDAVWYLTQMRRWGQIPEQMSDEWYHEVAAQVYRPDIYLEAARSLVDDGLAAEEDFPWDTDGFRPVETEMMGGVDYDGRYPNAYIDALEIGLTGDEVVVDGVVTGG, from the coding sequence ATGAACCGGATAATCGCTGCCCTTGCCACCACCACCGCCCTTGCCGGCCCCTTGGCCGCGCAGGACCTTGAAATTGATGAACTGACCTTCGGCTTCATCAAACTGACCGACATGGCGCCCCTCGCCATTGCCTATGAGATGGGCTTCTTCGAGGATGAGGGCCTGTTCGTCACCCTGGAGGCCCAAGCCAATTGGCGCGTCCTGCTGGATGGGGTCATCGACGGCACGCTTGACGGGGCCCACATGCTTGCGGGCCAACCCATTGCCGCCACCATCGGCTATGGCACTCAGGCCAATATCATCACGCCATTCTCGATGGACCTGAACGGCAACGGCATCACGGTTTCCAACGACGTTTGGGAACTCATGCGGCCTCATATCCCCTCCATGGACGATGGCCGCCCGGTTCACCCGATCTCGGCGTCGGCCCTTGCCCCTGTCGTGGAGCAATACCGCGAAGAAGGCACGCGCTTTGACATGGGCATGGTTTTCCCTGTCTCCACCCACAATTATGAAATCCGTTTCTGGCTGGCCGCAGGCGGCTTGAACCCAGGTTTTTATAGCCCCGAGGACATCACCGGCACGATTGACGCCGATGTTTTCCTGTCCGTCACGCCGCCGCCCCAGATGCCCGCCACGCTGGAGGCCGGCACGATCTTTGGCTACGCCGTGGGCGAGCCTTGGAACCAACAGGCGGTTCAGCGTGGCATCGGCGTGCCCGTGGTCACCGATTATCAGCTTTGGCCCAACAACCCCGAAAAGGTCTTCGGGATCACCGAAGAATTCGCCGAGCAGAACCCCAATACCACCCAAGCGATCGTGCGCGCGCTGATCCGTGCGGGCATGTGGTTGGACGAAAACGACAACGCCAACCGTGAGGAGGCCGTGTCGATCCTGTCCTATCCTGAATACGTGGGCGCGGACGAAGAAGTCATTGCCGCCTCCATGACCGGCACCTTCGAATTCGAGCCCGGCGACGTGCGCGAGGAGCCCGATTTCAACGTCTTCTTCCGCTACTACGCGACCTATCCGTTCTACTCTGATGCCGTCTGGTATCTGACGCAGATGCGCCGTTGGGGCCAAATCCCCGAGCAGATGTCGGACGAATGGTATCACGAGGTCGCCGCCCAAGTTTACCGCCCCGACATCTACCTAGAGGCCGCACGGTCGTTGGTGGATGACGGTTTGGCGGCGGAAGAAGACTTCCCTTGGGACACCGATGGTTTCCGCCCGGTCGAGACCGAAATGATGGGCGGCGTGGACTACGATGGCCGCTATCCAAACGCCTACATCGACGCTTTGGAAATCGGTCTGACCGGTGACGAAGTGGTCGTTGATGGTGTCGTCACCGGCGGCTGA
- a CDS encoding ABC transporter permease translates to MTTIDPNFDADREARRERRFTAINKADAWFRVLGLAWLTPMLRIAAGDNPRAQGGEIWRLLGVPLLAIAAFLMLWATLAPTVQTSLGAIPGPAQVWEQVGNLNDDAIRTRERAAEFYERQEVRNEERIANGEEARPIRDFTGAPTYYQQIWTSIKTVFFGFLIATAVAVPLGIAAGLSPTANAAINPIIQIFKPVSPLAWLPIVSIVVSALAADDGLFEKSFMVSAITVTLCSLWPTLINTALGVASIDKDLVNVSKVLKMGTWTKIQKLVLPSALPLIFTGLRLSLGVGWMVLIAAEMLAQNPGLGKFVWDEFQNGSSQSLAKIMVAVLTIGIIGFLLDRLMFTIQSLFTFTNNR, encoded by the coding sequence ATGACGACGATAGACCCAAATTTTGACGCAGACCGCGAGGCCCGCCGCGAGCGCCGCTTTACCGCGATCAACAAGGCCGACGCCTGGTTTCGTGTGCTTGGCCTTGCTTGGCTTACGCCGATGCTGCGGATAGCGGCGGGCGACAACCCCCGTGCCCAAGGCGGCGAAATCTGGCGACTGCTGGGGGTGCCCCTGCTGGCGATTGCCGCGTTCTTGATGCTGTGGGCGACCCTTGCGCCGACCGTTCAGACATCGCTGGGCGCGATCCCCGGCCCGGCGCAGGTGTGGGAGCAGGTGGGCAACCTGAACGACGATGCGATCCGCACCCGAGAGCGCGCCGCCGAGTTCTACGAGCGCCAAGAGGTCCGCAACGAAGAGCGTATCGCCAATGGCGAAGAGGCCCGGCCGATCCGCGATTTCACCGGCGCGCCGACGTATTACCAGCAAATCTGGACCTCGATTAAAACCGTCTTTTTCGGCTTCCTGATCGCCACCGCCGTGGCCGTGCCCTTGGGGATTGCGGCGGGCCTGTCGCCCACCGCCAATGCGGCGATCAACCCGATCATCCAGATATTTAAACCGGTCAGCCCGCTGGCCTGGTTGCCGATCGTGTCTATCGTTGTTTCGGCGCTGGCCGCCGATGACGGCTTGTTCGAGAAATCCTTCATGGTGTCCGCCATCACGGTGACGCTGTGTTCGCTGTGGCCCACGTTGATTAACACCGCGCTGGGTGTGGCGAGCATCGACAAAGATTTGGTTAACGTCTCCAAGGTTCTGAAAATGGGCACCTGGACGAAAATCCAGAAGCTGGTGCTGCCCTCTGCCTTGCCGCTGATCTTTACCGGACTGCGGTTGAGCCTTGGTGTTGGCTGGATGGTGCTGATCGCCGCCGAGATGCTGGCGCAGAACCCCGGCCTTGGCAAATTCGTGTGGGACGAGTTTCAGAACGGCTCGTCTCAATCGTTGGCCAAGATCATGGTGGCGGTGCTGACCATCGGCATCATTGGTTTCCTGCTGGACCGGCTGATGTTCACGATCCAGTCGCTTTTCACCTTCACAAACAACCGCTGA
- the dctP gene encoding TRAP transporter substrate-binding protein DctP — protein MKLKALTFAALMAMASTATAEVKIALDTGPDLETSGSYNWAVAFGAALTEAGMEVRELPRGSVGNEAEKFDQVATGLLEVSLSDVRSIAQVDPFIYGVRLPYLFDDLAHLDRTLAAGNVLDRLNEALASQDVMIASLVPLGPASGIITTDAAVRSPADMADLRMRALDDAQISMYQAWGSSGTIVPWGEVPAGLQTGVIDGYLNSPFVPIMFGQTDFVRNYADANVIIPLRAVLFSRYWYDGLTDEARAAVDAAVVTADAATRAWQAEASVRGLTSLEEAGVTVQRLTDEEREVFRAASLAVYDSDLMSAEDTALWQELAAESR, from the coding sequence ATGAAACTAAAGGCGCTGACTTTCGCAGCCCTGATGGCTATGGCGAGTACCGCAACAGCCGAAGTCAAGATCGCGCTCGATACCGGGCCAGATCTGGAAACATCGGGATCTTACAACTGGGCCGTAGCCTTTGGCGCGGCATTGACCGAAGCGGGCATGGAAGTACGCGAATTGCCACGCGGCTCCGTAGGCAACGAGGCCGAAAAGTTCGACCAAGTCGCCACCGGGCTTTTGGAGGTGTCGCTTTCGGATGTACGGTCTATCGCCCAGGTTGACCCCTTCATCTATGGCGTTCGTCTGCCATATCTGTTTGACGATCTTGCCCATCTGGACCGCACCCTGGCGGCGGGCAATGTCTTGGATCGCCTGAACGAGGCGCTCGCCTCGCAAGATGTCATGATCGCGTCGCTGGTCCCACTTGGACCCGCATCGGGCATCATCACAACGGATGCCGCCGTGCGCTCGCCTGCGGATATGGCGGACCTGCGGATGCGTGCGCTCGATGATGCACAAATCTCCATGTATCAGGCTTGGGGCTCTAGCGGCACCATCGTGCCATGGGGCGAAGTGCCCGCGGGCCTGCAAACTGGCGTTATTGATGGCTACCTCAACTCGCCCTTTGTGCCGATCATGTTCGGCCAAACCGACTTCGTGCGTAACTATGCCGATGCCAACGTGATCATCCCGCTGCGCGCGGTCTTGTTCTCGCGGTACTGGTACGATGGTTTGACCGATGAGGCGCGTGCCGCAGTGGATGCAGCCGTGGTTACTGCCGACGCCGCCACCCGTGCTTGGCAGGCAGAGGCCTCTGTGCGCGGTCTGACATCGCTCGAAGAAGCGGGTGTTACCGTTCAACGCCTGACGGACGAAGAGCGCGAAGTCTTCCGGGCAGCGTCGCTTGCCGTGTACGATTCGGACCTGATGTCGGCTGAAGACACAGCTCTTTGGCAGGAACTGGCAGCAGAAAGCCGCTAA
- a CDS encoding ANTAR domain-containing protein, translating to MPSKLTIVVVEEDRDRAIAIVDALRDHGDDGVHVIGDTSGLARKIAALQPDIVLIDIDHPTRDVMEELTLASGPLERPIAMFVSGAGSGLAKAAIEAGVSAYVVDGLQPDRLKPVMDAAIARFQIMRQMRIELDETRRALEDRKVIDRAKGLLMKAKQVDEQAAYAILRKAAMDQGKRVADVAQSLVTAAGLLR from the coding sequence ATGCCCAGTAAACTCACCATCGTTGTCGTCGAGGAAGACCGGGATCGCGCCATCGCCATTGTCGATGCCTTGCGCGATCATGGGGATGATGGGGTACATGTGATCGGCGACACCAGCGGCCTGGCGCGCAAGATTGCCGCGTTGCAGCCCGACATCGTCTTGATTGATATCGACCATCCGACCCGCGACGTGATGGAGGAACTTACCCTTGCCTCGGGCCCGTTGGAGCGGCCGATTGCGATGTTTGTCTCGGGTGCGGGCAGTGGTTTGGCGAAGGCAGCGATTGAGGCCGGCGTGTCGGCCTATGTCGTGGACGGCCTGCAACCCGATCGGCTCAAGCCCGTGATGGATGCGGCGATCGCCCGGTTCCAGATTATGCGTCAGATGCGGATCGAACTGGACGAGACGCGCCGCGCTTTGGAGGACCGCAAGGTTATTGACCGCGCCAAGGGTCTGCTGATGAAGGCCAAGCAGGTGGATGAACAGGCCGCCTATGCCATTTTGCGCAAAGCTGCGATGGATCAGGGCAAGCGGGTCGCCGATGTGGCGCAGTCGCTGGTGACGGCGGCGGGGCTGTTGCGATGA
- a CDS encoding amidase, producing the protein MNNAVLVALSASEVLAGFRNGSLTPDTYIAACLERISRVNPKVNALAAIDGERAVMEAGKSTARWAAGTPIGPLDGLPIGVKDLQDTKGLLTTHGSQRARGNVPANDLPMVAKLRAAGAIVLAKTNVPELGAGGNTRNPVWGATGNPFDLNLTAGGSSGGSAAALAAEMLPLCTGSDTGGSLRIPSALCGIVGFRPSVSVVAHPTRPLGWSGISVLGPMARTVDDLVLMLDVCRGADLDDPLSSPLPDGPFAATPEATLGNLRVGYSEDFGGAPVDPSIRATFRARLSAIGPHVASCDPVDLNLGEMDKTFDVLRAESFLAGFGAAIEATPEAFGPFITANVALGRSFSLADRAWAHTEQTRILRKFNAMMANYDVILLPTAPVSPFPWTQSHVTEIEGTAQDIYYRWLALSYRGSLMGGPALALPTGKDAQGMPFGLQMLGPVGGDAALIATAKALESLLATSPETARPRPDLESIAPSKVDLRSIVTHPPMLAGGTKSNLQTAV; encoded by the coding sequence GTGAACAACGCCGTGCTGGTTGCCCTGTCGGCGTCCGAAGTCCTTGCTGGTTTTCGCAACGGCAGTCTCACGCCCGATACCTATATCGCCGCCTGTCTTGAGCGTATTTCCCGTGTGAATCCAAAGGTTAACGCGCTTGCCGCCATTGATGGTGAGCGGGCCGTGATGGAGGCCGGGAAATCCACGGCGCGGTGGGCGGCGGGTACTCCGATAGGGCCCTTGGACGGTTTGCCTATCGGCGTGAAAGACCTGCAAGACACCAAAGGCCTTTTGACGACACATGGCAGCCAGCGCGCTCGCGGCAATGTCCCCGCCAACGATTTGCCCATGGTGGCAAAGTTGCGCGCGGCAGGGGCAATCGTGCTGGCAAAAACGAATGTGCCCGAGTTGGGTGCGGGCGGGAACACCCGCAATCCGGTTTGGGGGGCGACGGGAAACCCGTTTGACCTGAATCTGACGGCGGGCGGTTCCTCTGGTGGATCGGCGGCGGCGCTGGCGGCTGAGATGCTGCCACTGTGCACCGGCTCGGATACGGGCGGGTCGCTGCGCATCCCTTCTGCGTTGTGTGGAATTGTGGGCTTCCGCCCCTCTGTCTCGGTCGTCGCCCACCCGACAAGGCCCTTGGGATGGTCGGGCATCTCGGTCCTGGGCCCGATGGCGCGCACGGTGGATGACCTTGTTTTGATGTTGGATGTGTGCCGCGGGGCTGACTTGGATGATCCTCTGTCGTCCCCCTTGCCCGATGGGCCATTTGCGGCCACCCCAGAAGCGACGCTTGGTAATCTACGAGTTGGCTATAGCGAAGACTTTGGCGGCGCGCCGGTCGATCCGAGCATTCGTGCAACCTTCCGCGCCCGATTGTCCGCAATCGGACCCCATGTGGCTTCCTGCGACCCCGTCGATCTGAACCTTGGAGAGATGGACAAGACCTTCGATGTGCTGAGAGCAGAGAGTTTTTTGGCGGGCTTTGGCGCTGCGATCGAGGCCACACCGGAGGCTTTCGGCCCCTTTATCACCGCAAACGTGGCGCTTGGCCGCTCGTTCAGCTTGGCTGATCGCGCATGGGCGCACACTGAGCAAACGCGCATATTGCGAAAGTTCAACGCCATGATGGCGAATTATGATGTGATCTTGCTGCCGACAGCACCAGTCTCACCGTTCCCTTGGACGCAATCCCACGTCACGGAAATTGAGGGCACGGCGCAGGACATCTACTACCGCTGGTTGGCGTTAAGCTATCGAGGCTCGCTCATGGGGGGGCCTGCCCTGGCACTGCCGACGGGAAAAGACGCGCAAGGTATGCCGTTTGGGTTGCAGATGTTGGGGCCGGTCGGCGGGGATGCGGCACTGATTGCCACGGCCAAGGCGCTAGAGTCGCTGTTGGCGACCTCGCCCGAGACCGCGCGACCCCGACCTGATCTGGAAAGCATTGCACCTTCCAAAGTTGATCTGCGCTCTATCGTGACCCATCCGCCCATGCTGGCGGGCGGGACCAAATCCAACCTGCAAACGGCTGTGTAA